In Pongo abelii isolate AG06213 chromosome X, NHGRI_mPonAbe1-v2.0_pri, whole genome shotgun sequence, one DNA window encodes the following:
- the LOC100458898 gene encoding sperm protein associated with the nucleus on the X chromosome N2, with amino-acid sequence MEQPTSCTNGEKRKSPCESNNKKNDEMQEAPNRVSAPEQSFQKTKTIEYLTIIVYYYRKHKKINSNQLENDQSQENSIDPVQEEEDEGLDSSE; translated from the exons ATGGAACAGCCAACTTCATGCACCAatggggagaagaggaagagccCCTGTGAatccaataacaaaaaaaatgatgag ATGCAGGAGGCACCGAACAGAGTCTCAGCCCCTGAACAGAGctttcaaaagacaaaaacaatagaATATCTAACAATAATAGTGTATTACTACAGGaagcataagaaaataaattcaaatcaaCTGGAGAATGACCAGTCCCAAGAGAACTCCATCGATCCTGTCCAAGAGGAGGAGGACGAAGGCCTAGACTCATCTGAATGA